In Thermodesulfatator atlanticus DSM 21156, one genomic interval encodes:
- the selA gene encoding L-seryl-tRNA(Sec) selenium transferase, with translation MEPQKLLSSIPAVNDIIHYLAANYPKTPDSLLSLVAREAAQKIREEVLAGERLSLKREDVFELASAILERKLQPSLRRVVNATGVVIHTNLGRSPLAREVMEAISEISVYYSNLEYDLASGKRGSRYVHVEEIVRELTGAEGALVVNNNASAVLITLNTLALGKEVIVSRGELVEIGGSFRIPDVMARSGAILREVGATNRTHLRDYEAAINENTALLLKVHKSNYAMLGFTKEVSGKELVSLGQKYGLPVAEDLGSGCFVDLSQYGLPKEPTVQEVLLAGLDIVTFSGDKLLGGPQAGIIVGKKELVAEIRKNPLNRAVRIDKMTIAGLEATLRLYRDKKEALEKIPTLHFLTIPPEEIKKKARRLKRALLRVCPEGVEIKIVKTISRVGGGAMPLSNPASYAIAVNIPKVSASRLEKKFRDNTPPIIGRIEDEMFLLDMRTVFPEEIPIMVEAFQRVLGDVYG, from the coding sequence ATGGAGCCACAGAAACTGCTTAGCTCTATTCCTGCGGTTAACGACATAATTCACTATCTGGCTGCGAATTATCCCAAGACACCCGACTCGCTTTTATCTCTAGTGGCCCGTGAAGCTGCCCAAAAAATAAGAGAAGAGGTCCTTGCCGGTGAGCGTTTATCGTTAAAACGTGAAGACGTTTTTGAACTTGCCTCAGCAATATTAGAACGCAAATTACAACCAAGCCTGAGACGCGTAGTAAACGCCACGGGCGTAGTTATTCACACGAATTTAGGTCGCTCTCCCTTAGCGCGTGAGGTAATGGAAGCCATTTCTGAAATCTCCGTTTACTATTCCAACTTGGAATACGATCTGGCTTCGGGCAAGCGAGGGAGCCGCTACGTACACGTGGAAGAAATCGTACGAGAACTCACCGGGGCTGAAGGCGCCTTAGTGGTTAACAATAACGCTTCGGCGGTGCTCATCACTTTAAACACTTTGGCCCTGGGCAAAGAAGTTATTGTTTCTCGCGGAGAACTGGTTGAAATCGGGGGCTCTTTCCGTATTCCAGATGTCATGGCAAGATCTGGAGCTATTTTAAGGGAAGTTGGCGCCACTAACCGCACCCATCTTAGGGATTATGAAGCCGCTATTAACGAGAACACGGCTCTTCTTCTAAAAGTCCACAAAAGTAACTATGCCATGCTCGGCTTTACTAAAGAGGTCTCAGGTAAAGAACTCGTCAGCCTGGGGCAAAAATATGGCCTTCCAGTAGCCGAAGACCTTGGAAGCGGCTGCTTTGTTGACTTGTCTCAATATGGTCTTCCCAAGGAACCAACGGTCCAGGAAGTTTTGCTGGCAGGCCTTGATATCGTTACGTTTTCAGGGGATAAACTCCTTGGTGGGCCCCAGGCGGGCATAATCGTAGGCAAAAAAGAACTGGTAGCAGAGATCCGCAAAAATCCCTTAAACCGTGCAGTAAGAATTGACAAGATGACCATAGCAGGGCTTGAGGCCACCTTGAGGCTTTATCGGGACAAAAAAGAGGCCCTTGAGAAGATACCTACGCTACACTTTTTAACCATCCCGCCAGAAGAAATTAAGAAAAAGGCCAGAAGATTGAAACGGGCCCTTCTCAGGGTTTGCCCTGAAGGGGTTGAAATAAAAATAGTAAAAACTATTTCACGGGTTGGGGGAGGGGCCATGCCCCTTTCAAATCCAGCTTCATACGCTATTGCCGTTAATATCCCCAAGGTTTCTGCTTCACGCCTTGAGAAAAAGTTTCGTGATAATACCCCGCCTATTATCGGTCGTATTGAAGATGAAATGTTTCTCCTTGATATGCGCACGGTCTTCCCTGAGGAAATCCCGATTATGGTAGAGGCATTTCAACGCGTTTTAGGGGATGTCTATGGATAA
- a CDS encoding tetratricopeptide repeat protein has product MDNPSSWALEKIFPLLEETVSPLLPVEFSVSQAKSPYPLRVKGKTVAYFNFEEAFLPGEWKRFKPLVLAYLEQTFNLLLEKKLVNGLPGPEILVRDLEKGPLYGVLLATKQKVSLEKAYALSKKVFFIPSDFFSKGFLKALWQKGRDFYALKCVLENKKDLENAKEALKIVATFGFSYFTETAAENFPLEVFWQQSKKIKRLTKESCTKTLAWVKGPKVSLICLRKKALIELFVAEDEALFLLDGEKEEIFDLLRSLSLVAGVRLAGPSAFPLKELWAAFEHAKRLGGEEPVLFEPYSLHVLGDVFVDLKDPFAALNCYKAAEKETPQPVELKNSLAYVFFSLGSLDECEKALKEAVGLAPEDPMLHYNLGVFRKQLGKEYVSYFKKAYELDGDNPFFAEAYAEALSEGENWSEVKKVLSGLELTNKGKFLLAKALYETGALTEALGLFRSLATEDPENLEAMAYLALLYVQLKGEYDVAEALLPRLEKEKSLNSLAESLKTLLAGKV; this is encoded by the coding sequence ATGGATAACCCGTCTTCATGGGCCCTTGAAAAGATTTTTCCTTTGTTGGAGGAGACCGTCTCTCCTCTTCTTCCCGTTGAGTTTTCGGTGTCACAGGCAAAAAGTCCTTATCCGTTAAGAGTGAAGGGAAAAACCGTTGCCTATTTCAATTTTGAGGAAGCTTTTCTCCCCGGAGAGTGGAAAAGATTTAAGCCCCTTGTCCTGGCGTACCTTGAACAGACTTTTAATTTGCTCTTGGAGAAAAAGCTTGTAAACGGCCTTCCAGGGCCTGAAATTCTGGTGCGCGACCTTGAAAAAGGCCCTTTATACGGTGTTTTGTTGGCTACTAAACAAAAAGTTTCGCTTGAAAAAGCATACGCACTTTCAAAAAAGGTGTTTTTTATCCCGTCTGATTTTTTTTCAAAGGGCTTTTTGAAAGCCCTCTGGCAAAAGGGAAGAGATTTTTACGCGCTCAAATGTGTGCTTGAAAACAAAAAAGACCTGGAAAATGCCAAAGAGGCCCTAAAAATTGTAGCAACTTTTGGTTTTTCTTATTTCACTGAAACTGCTGCTGAAAATTTCCCCTTGGAGGTTTTCTGGCAGCAAAGCAAAAAAATTAAACGCCTGACCAAAGAATCCTGCACAAAGACTTTAGCATGGGTAAAAGGGCCTAAGGTTTCACTTATCTGTTTGCGTAAAAAAGCTTTGATTGAACTTTTTGTGGCAGAAGATGAAGCGCTTTTTTTGCTTGACGGAGAAAAAGAAGAAATCTTTGATTTGCTTAGGTCCTTATCTTTGGTAGCAGGAGTGCGTTTGGCAGGTCCTTCTGCATTTCCCCTTAAAGAACTTTGGGCTGCCTTTGAGCATGCCAAACGCCTTGGGGGAGAAGAGCCGGTTCTCTTTGAGCCTTATAGTCTCCATGTTTTGGGCGATGTTTTTGTGGACTTAAAAGACCCTTTTGCGGCACTTAACTGTTATAAGGCCGCAGAGAAAGAGACTCCCCAGCCAGTTGAACTTAAAAATTCCCTAGCCTACGTGTTTTTTTCTCTTGGTTCGCTGGATGAATGCGAAAAGGCCTTAAAAGAGGCCGTAGGGCTTGCTCCTGAAGATCCCATGTTGCACTACAACCTTGGTGTCTTTCGCAAACAACTTGGCAAGGAATATGTGTCTTATTTTAAAAAAGCTTATGAGCTTGATGGTGATAATCCCTTTTTTGCGGAGGCTTACGCCGAAGCCCTTTCTGAAGGGGAAAACTGGTCCGAGGTGAAAAAAGTTCTCTCGGGCCTTGAGCTAACTAATAAGGGCAAGTTTCTTTTGGCCAAAGCCTTGTATGAAACAGGGGCCTTAACTGAAGCCCTTGGCCTTTTTAGAAGCTTGGCAACCGAGGATCCCGAAAATCTTGAAGCAATGGCCTATTTGGCGTTACTTTACGTGCAACTGAAGGGCGAATATGACGTTGCCGAGGCCCTTTTGCCACGTCTTGAAAAAGAAAAAAGCTTAAATAGCCTTGCTGAAAGTCTTAAAACCCTTTTGGCGGGAAAGGTATGA
- a CDS encoding MBL fold metallo-hydrolase has product MKLTILGSGTGWPRLERGAPAYLLEIASEKILLDIGPGTIPRLLKLGFLIEDIDAIFLSHFHPDHVTDLIPFLFATRYSLGYFRQKPFRLVAGEGFSVFYQGLKSAFGHWVEPKEGFMLLEELSTSCESAFLSPPYTVRAMPVAHKPESLAYRFEHEGKSLVYSGDTDFCKNIIELAKEAEVLILECSFPEGMKVKGHLTPSLCGQIAGSARVKKLVLSHLYPPCDEADLLTPCQKYFSGEIIVAKDFLSLEI; this is encoded by the coding sequence ATGAAGCTTACGATTTTAGGATCAGGTACAGGTTGGCCGCGTCTTGAGCGCGGAGCCCCGGCATACCTCCTTGAGATCGCATCAGAAAAGATCCTCCTTGATATTGGCCCTGGGACCATTCCCAGGTTGCTTAAGCTTGGATTTTTAATTGAAGATATCGACGCCATTTTCTTGAGCCATTTCCATCCGGATCATGTTACCGATTTGATCCCTTTTCTTTTTGCTACCAGGTATTCCCTTGGCTATTTTCGGCAAAAGCCCTTTCGGCTGGTGGCAGGGGAGGGGTTTTCTGTTTTTTACCAGGGCTTAAAAAGCGCCTTTGGCCACTGGGTAGAACCCAAAGAAGGGTTCATGTTGTTGGAGGAGCTTTCCACCAGTTGCGAATCAGCCTTTTTGAGTCCGCCTTACACTGTGAGGGCAATGCCAGTTGCGCACAAGCCAGAAAGCTTGGCGTATCGCTTTGAGCATGAGGGCAAAAGTCTTGTTTATTCCGGGGACACCGATTTTTGTAAAAACATTATTGAGCTTGCCAAAGAGGCTGAGGTGTTGATTCTTGAGTGTTCTTTTCCTGAGGGGATGAAAGTCAAAGGTCACCTAACCCCTTCACTTTGCGGCCAGATTGCAGGCAGTGCCAGGGTAAAAAAACTCGTACTATCCCATCTTTATCCGCCGTGTGATGAGGCCGATCTCTTAACCCCCTGTCAAAAATACTTTTCAGGCGAAATTATCGTGGCAAAAGACTTCTTAAGCCTTGAAATTTAG
- a CDS encoding amphi-Trp domain-containing protein → MAEEKILFKTEEPKSLAEVADFLRALADKLTEGKVILRKGSEEIALTIPANVVLEIKAEQKIKGHKTKYSLEVEIEWREGDQEGPLTLG, encoded by the coding sequence ATGGCTGAAGAAAAAATTCTTTTCAAAACTGAAGAACCCAAATCGCTTGCTGAAGTAGCTGATTTTTTGCGGGCCCTTGCTGACAAACTAACCGAAGGCAAAGTTATTTTGCGCAAAGGGAGCGAAGAAATAGCCCTTACCATCCCGGCAAACGTTGTCCTTGAAATAAAAGCCGAACAAAAAATAAAGGGGCACAAGACAAAATATTCTTTGGAAGTAGAGATCGAATGGCGCGAAGGAGACCAGGAAGGTCCGTTAACACTTGGCTAA
- a CDS encoding OmpP1/FadL family transporter, which translates to MRLREGALAFFLLLAFAATGFAAGFQLFNEGSARVMGLGAAVTARTDMVESAWYNPSAAAFFKSPEVLVGSALVKPSISYKADSGAEYDMKKRVHPLPFFYAIYPVDERLSFSFSFNLPYGLTTDWDDDWPGRYDADYTSLKTFFFVPSVAIKINDKMSLSVGPQIVYADAEMERAILTPLGDVRMNMSGDDLSGGWLVSFTFKPWEHTTFAVIYRSEIELDLEGNVKYSNVPSLLASRFKNGDGAVYLTLPDTISFGVATTIFPKWTLSADILWSGWSAYDELKFTFEYAPGTGTPGEQIQPKNWHDKLALRLGAEYELAPKWRLRLGYVYDPSPIDYYTRGPELPTDDRQLFNIGLGYQKENLSINFTYTYLIMEDAPVPPAGSPGNEYGNLSGHYEGDTHIFGFDVSYRF; encoded by the coding sequence ATGAGGTTACGGGAGGGTGCATTAGCTTTTTTCTTGTTACTGGCGTTTGCGGCCACGGGTTTTGCTGCGGGCTTTCAGCTTTTTAACGAAGGCTCTGCAAGGGTTATGGGGTTAGGGGCTGCGGTTACCGCCCGCACTGATATGGTTGAGTCTGCCTGGTATAATCCCTCAGCAGCGGCTTTTTTCAAATCTCCTGAAGTTCTTGTGGGGTCTGCTCTCGTTAAGCCTTCTATTTCATACAAGGCCGACTCCGGCGCAGAGTATGACATGAAAAAAAGAGTTCATCCTTTGCCGTTTTTTTATGCTATTTACCCGGTTGATGAGCGCCTTTCTTTTAGTTTTTCTTTCAATCTTCCCTATGGGCTTACTACTGACTGGGATGATGATTGGCCGGGAAGGTATGATGCGGATTATACCAGCCTTAAAACCTTCTTTTTTGTGCCGTCAGTTGCCATCAAAATAAACGATAAGATGTCTCTTTCAGTTGGCCCTCAGATCGTTTATGCCGATGCTGAAATGGAAAGGGCCATACTTACCCCTCTTGGAGACGTACGCATGAATATGTCTGGGGATGATTTATCAGGTGGCTGGCTGGTTTCTTTCACTTTTAAGCCCTGGGAACACACCACCTTTGCCGTGATTTATCGTTCTGAAATAGAACTAGACCTTGAGGGAAATGTAAAGTATTCAAATGTTCCGTCTCTTTTGGCTTCTCGTTTCAAAAATGGAGATGGTGCTGTTTATTTAACGCTTCCTGACACTATTTCCTTTGGAGTAGCTACGACTATTTTCCCAAAATGGACCTTGAGCGCAGACATCCTGTGGAGTGGGTGGTCTGCCTATGATGAATTGAAATTTACTTTTGAGTATGCCCCAGGGACAGGAACCCCAGGAGAGCAAATCCAGCCCAAAAATTGGCATGATAAGCTTGCGCTGCGTTTAGGGGCAGAGTACGAACTTGCGCCCAAATGGCGCCTTCGTCTGGGCTATGTGTATGATCCTTCGCCCATTGACTACTATACCCGTGGGCCAGAGCTTCCCACTGATGACCGGCAGCTTTTCAACATTGGCCTTGGCTATCAAAAAGAAAACCTGAGCATCAACTTTACCTATACTTACCTGATTATGGAAGACGCCCCGGTGCCCCCTGCAGGATCTCCTGGTAACGAATACGGAAACTTGTCAGGTCACTACGAAGGTGATACCCACATCTTTGGGTTTGACGTAAGCTATCGTTTCTAA
- the galE gene encoding UDP-glucose 4-epimerase GalE, whose product MAKKILVTGGAGYIGSHVVKLLDEKGFEPVIVDNLSAGHRDAVLAGDLFVEDLRDKEIIDKLFDAEEPLAVMHFAAYIVVPESVSDPLKYYENNLSATINLLQIAAKHKVSAFIFSSSAAVYGIPQEVPIPEDHPVLPINPYGQSKAVVEQMLSDCAKAYGLPYVSLRYFNAAGADPSGMIGEAHDPETHLIPLLLQTALGKRLKFFLYGTDYDTPDGTCIRDFIHVNDLAQVHLLALEHLLNGGKSLVLNCGYGHGYSVKEVLEETERVTGQKIPYEVKDRRPGDPPVLVARTDKAREILGFKPEFDDLSLIIETAWHWEKNRRY is encoded by the coding sequence ATGGCCAAAAAGATTTTGGTAACCGGTGGGGCAGGCTATATCGGCTCACACGTGGTTAAGCTCCTTGATGAAAAGGGCTTTGAGCCAGTTATTGTTGACAATCTTTCGGCAGGGCATCGTGACGCGGTTCTTGCGGGAGACCTCTTTGTAGAGGACCTACGCGATAAAGAGATAATAGACAAGCTTTTTGATGCAGAGGAACCACTCGCTGTGATGCATTTTGCCGCTTACATCGTGGTGCCAGAAAGTGTTTCAGACCCGCTTAAATACTATGAAAACAATCTTTCTGCCACCATTAATCTCCTTCAAATAGCAGCGAAACATAAAGTCTCAGCCTTTATTTTTTCTTCAAGCGCCGCGGTATATGGCATTCCCCAGGAAGTCCCCATTCCTGAAGATCATCCCGTCTTACCCATTAACCCTTACGGGCAAAGTAAGGCGGTGGTGGAACAAATGCTTTCGGATTGTGCTAAAGCTTACGGTCTTCCCTACGTGTCCCTGCGGTATTTCAATGCTGCGGGAGCAGATCCCTCTGGAATGATTGGCGAGGCCCATGATCCTGAAACCCATCTCATCCCCCTTCTTTTGCAAACCGCCCTTGGTAAGCGTTTGAAGTTTTTCCTTTACGGTACTGATTACGACACCCCAGACGGCACCTGTATCAGGGACTTTATCCACGTGAACGACCTTGCGCAGGTTCACCTCCTTGCCCTTGAGCATCTTTTGAACGGTGGAAAGAGCCTGGTGCTCAATTGTGGCTACGGCCATGGCTATTCGGTAAAAGAAGTCCTGGAAGAAACCGAAAGAGTCACCGGGCAAAAAATCCCCTACGAGGTCAAAGATAGACGTCCTGGCGATCCCCCGGTGCTCGTGGCCAGGACCGACAAAGCCAGAGAAATCCTTGGGTTTAAGCCTGAGTTCGACGACCTTTCGCTTATTATTGAGACCGCCTGGCACTGGGAGAAAAACCGCCGCTATTAG